The following proteins are encoded in a genomic region of Nicotiana sylvestris chromosome 4, ASM39365v2, whole genome shotgun sequence:
- the LOC138890310 gene encoding uncharacterized protein, producing MLECRDLIEHQIFWQTKRGSSLFWIENWTGLGALYFLVPQDFGIDETVHNVHDVTLDGEWDGDRLFEILPEDLAVHILEKIKPPSSQQVLDVPCWMLEKRGYFSVRSAWDYTRRRDEPRTAYRMIWVKGLPFKIAFFMWKVWKAKLPLDDFLKRVGYCMPSKCWCCVQPDEESLQHLFFRSETAKTTWKYFLLRADIAVEGLTLHQAITKCWTANVCLRLKPVIQALPSCVVWELWKRRNSMKYGDAVTTSRVIYQVSSNLQALVKVRKPGMDMVPYKWQDLLAMMENFTPKLKVTKVMWEFPSAGWLK from the coding sequence ATGTTAGAATGCAGAGATCTGATTGAACATCAAATCTTTTGGCAAACAAAACGGGGATCCTCACTTTTTTGGATTGAAAACTGGACAGGTCTTGGGGCACTATATTTTTTGGTTCCTCAGGACTTTGGCATTGATGAAACTGTACATAATGTACATGATGTTACCTTAGATGGTGAGTGGGATGGGGACAGACTATTTGAAATTCTTCCTGAAGACTTAGCAGTACACATTCTGGAGAAAATCAAACCACCTTCATCTCAGCAGGTTCTTGACGTGCCTTGTTGGATGCTGGAAAAAAGAGGATATTTCAGTGTTAGGTCAGCATGGGATTATACGAGAAGAAGAGATGAACCAAGAACAGCTTATAGGATGATTTGGGTAAAGGGACTACCTTTTAAAATAGCCTTTTTCATGTGGAAAGTGTGGAAAGCAAAGTTACCTTTAGATGATTTCCTGAAAAGGGTAGGCTACTGCATGCCATCAAAATGTTGGTGTTGTGTACAACCTGACGAGGAATCTCTTCAGCACTTGTTTTTTAGATCAGAAACTGCAAAGACAACTTGGAAGTATTTTCTATTGAGGGCAGATATAGCTGTGGAGGGACTTACATTGCACCAAGCAATCACAAAATGTTGGACTGCAAATGTGTGCTTAAGACTCAAACCAGTAATACAAGCACTCCCCTCATGTGTAGTCTGGGAACTctggaaaagaagaaatagtatGAAGTATGGTGATGCTGTGACAACTAGCAGGGTGATATATCAAGTTTCATCAAATCTCCAGGCATTGGTGAAAGTGAGAAAGCCTGGGATGGACATGGTACCTTACAAATGGCAAGATCTTTTAGCTATGATGGAAAATTTCACTCCTAAACTTAAGGTTACCAAAGTCATGTGGGAATTTCCAAGTGCAGGATGGCTAAAATAA